The Endozoicomonas montiporae CL-33 genome contains a region encoding:
- a CDS encoding peroxiredoxin family protein produces MSIEVGDHLPDITLHEYISETSKYDQVGPKAWRLPDLAHKKKVVVIGVVGAFMPVCTNSHLPGYLDMADDFKARGVDELWCISVNDPFVLHAWSESLNINGRMRMLGDGSAELVTLMDVTLDLSSRGMGVRADRFAMVVDNGEITHFYREETGCFCVTSAENVLKKL; encoded by the coding sequence ATGAGCATCGAAGTGGGCGATCATTTACCGGACATTACTCTCCACGAGTACATTTCTGAAACCTCCAAATACGATCAGGTGGGCCCCAAAGCCTGGCGGCTACCCGACCTGGCGCACAAAAAGAAAGTGGTGGTCATTGGTGTTGTTGGTGCGTTTATGCCCGTTTGCACCAACAGTCATCTTCCCGGATATCTTGACATGGCTGATGATTTTAAAGCCAGAGGTGTGGATGAGCTATGGTGTATCTCGGTGAATGATCCTTTTGTTCTGCATGCCTGGTCTGAAAGTTTGAATATCAATGGTCGCATGCGAATGCTGGGGGACGGTTCTGCCGAGCTGGTGACGTTGATGGACGTGACTCTGGACTTGTCTTCAAGAGGCATGGGGGTTCGTGCCGATCGCTTTGCCATGGTAGTAGACAATGGTGAAATTACCCATTTCTATCGGGAAGAGACCGGCTGCTTCTGTGTGACTTCTGCAGAAAATGTTCTGAAAAAACTCTGA
- a CDS encoding Cof-type HAD-IIB family hydrolase, translated as MHSVVVSDLDGTLLNSQHKITPYTREVIRRLHDAGIKFVFATGRHHIDVGRLANELGISMYLITANGARVHNPSGQIIIRHDIFPEIVPELIDLGREFQGKVLTNMYQEDSWFIEERHESVDHFSDENKFAYQLQDLDTVNTTGVSKIFYLAEKHEDLLPLEKRIRDELEDSVSMTFSLPNCLEVMAPGVCKGVALAEVLKLKGLDFKNAVAFGDGLNDYEMLQGVDKGLLMGNADKKLRALLPDNEMIGDCNENGVAAFLERHYSH; from the coding sequence ATGCATTCAGTTGTTGTTTCAGATCTGGACGGAACGCTTCTTAACAGTCAGCACAAAATCACGCCGTATACCAGGGAGGTGATTCGTCGTTTACATGACGCAGGTATCAAGTTTGTGTTTGCTACCGGACGTCACCACATTGATGTGGGCAGGCTGGCGAACGAACTGGGCATCAGCATGTACCTGATTACGGCTAACGGTGCCAGAGTGCATAACCCCTCTGGCCAGATCATTATTCGCCACGATATCTTTCCGGAAATAGTGCCGGAACTGATTGACCTTGGTCGCGAGTTTCAGGGTAAAGTGCTGACCAATATGTACCAGGAAGACTCGTGGTTTATTGAGGAGCGGCATGAATCTGTTGATCATTTCAGCGATGAAAACAAGTTTGCCTATCAGCTGCAGGATCTGGATACCGTCAACACCACCGGTGTCAGCAAAATCTTCTATCTGGCAGAAAAGCATGAAGACCTGCTGCCTCTGGAAAAGCGCATTCGTGATGAGTTGGAAGACAGTGTAAGTATGACATTCTCGCTGCCTAACTGCCTTGAGGTGATGGCACCCGGCGTCTGCAAGGGAGTCGCTTTGGCTGAAGTATTAAAACTGAAAGGGCTTGATTTTAAAAATGCGGTCGCTTTTGGGGATGGCTTGAACGACTATGAAATGTTGCAGGGCGTGGATAAAGGACTGCTGATGGGGAATGCTGACAAGAAGCTCAGGGCTTTGCTGCCTGACAATGAAATGATTGGCGACTGTAATGAAAACGGCGTGGCAGCGTTTCTGGAAAGGCATTACTCCCATTAA
- a CDS encoding IS1 family transposase (programmed frameshift), whose amino-acid sequence MCLTQVLCTTCGSNQVRPFGYSTHDVPRYYCCNDKCEIKTFMLEYRYKACEPGVKEKIIDMAINGSGIRDTSKVLGISKTTVIKTLKKKKSGLVKVNPNIQTIDLKSDAIIHVGLVCQEAELDEQWSYVYDKSNQRWLWYAVDHATNTVLAYVFGKRKDEVFKELKTLLKPFGINKFYTDDWGAYERHLDENMHIIGKANTQKIERKNLNFRTWIKRLARKTICFSKLEKMHDIVIGLLINKVEFGVNIHAI is encoded by the exons ATGTGCCTTACACAAGTCCTCTGTACAACATGTGGCAGTAACCAAGTTAGGCCTTTCGGATACAGCACTCATGATGTTCCACGATACTATTGCTGTAATGACAAATGTGAAATCAAAACCTTCATGCTTGAATATCGCTACAAGGCTTGTGAGCCTGGCGTTAAAGAAAAAATCATCGATATGGCAATAAATGGCAGCGGAATCAGGGATACAAGTAAAGTACTCGGAATAAGCAAGACAACAGTAATAAAGACTCTTAAAAAAAAAA AAAGCGGTCTGGTAAAGGTCAACCCAAATATTCAAACTATTGATCTCAAGTCGGATGCAATTATTCATGTAGGGCTTGTCTGCCAAGAGGCTGAGCTAGATGAGCAGTGGTCGTATGTTTATGATAAATCGAACCAACGCTGGCTTTGGTATGCTGTTGATCACGCTACAAATACCGTGCTTGCTTATGTTTTCGGAAAACGGAAAGATGAAGTTTTTAAAGAACTCAAAACACTTCTGAAGCCATTTGGTATTAATAAATTTTACACCGATGATTGGGGAGCCTATGAGCGACACCTTGATGAAAACATGCATATTATTGGTAAAGCAAACACTCAGAAGATAGAGCGTAAAAACCTTAATTTTCGGACTTGGATTAAACGGTTGGCCAGAAAGACAATTTGTTTTTCAAAGCTCGAAAAAATGCACGATATTGTTATTGGATTATTGATTAATAAAGTTGAATTTGGGGTCAATATTCACGCGATATAA